In the genome of Methanococcoides burtonii DSM 6242, the window GCATAACCTCATACTCAATGTAAAAATATCTCCTGATTCTGACATAATGGAATTGAAAGCAATATTAATAATTGAATCATTGAAAGAAGTGGGATCGGTAATAAAAACTGAACCCACAGAAGAAGAGATCGATAACACTTTCAAGGGTTCTCTTAAAGCATTCATCCAAAGTGATGCGGAGAAAGTGGATGAGGTAATGAACAAAATCTCTGAAATTGATCATTTTGAAATTATCTCCTGTGAACAAGAAGAAAATAAGACAAAATGTGACGATAGCTTTCCAGAAAATGGTGGCTCAAGTATCACCGAATCTCAGGATAAGGAAGAACATAATCTCATACTCAATGTAATAATTGCTCATGATTCTGACATAAAGGAACTGAAAGCAATACTGGTTATAGAATCATTGAAAGAAGTGGGGCAGGTAATAAAAACTGAACCCATAGAAGAAGAGATCGACAGTACTTTCAAGGGTTCGCTTAAAGCATTCATCCGGGGAGATGCGGAGAAAGTAGAAGGGGTAATGAACAAAATTTCTGAAATTGCAAATTTTGAAATTATTTCCTGCAAGAAAGAAGTCCCTGAGACAATAGATTCTCTTAATCTGGAAGAGATGAAAAACATTTCTCAAAATGAAAATAATTCTCTAAAGGAAGATGTCCTCAATAATGAAGATATTGAAGAGGAGCACGAAATATTCGGTACCACTATTCAAAACAATGAAAGTCGTATGGATCGATTTAGAGACAAATTATGGAAATTAATAAATATTTTTACAAGAAATACTAATTCAAGTGTTCTGGGAGTGGGAAGTAACCAGCAAGAAGAAACACCGGTAATAGTGGCAGAGGTATTTGAAAAGCAAGAAATAATTCCGGAAATAATTGCAGAGGAAATTGAAAAGCAAGACGAAATTCCAGAAATAATGGTAGAGGAAAAGAACCAGCAAGAAGTAGTAGATTTCAGGAATACAGAATCAACTCAAGAAAATGATACTGTCATACAGGATACTACTAAAAAAGGATATGTTGGAAACAAAAGACAAGATACAATACGGGTTCGAGTTTCAAATATTGATAGTATAATGAACCTTGTTGGAGAACTTGTTATCAATAAAGGTTGCCTTCTTCAAATTTCCCAGGAACATAAGATACCCGAACTTGAGGAAGCCACTTCAATTCTGGATAAATCCATCACAAGTTTGCAAGATGAAGTGATGATGATCAGGATGGTCAAGATCGAAAAAGTATTCAAAAAGTTCCCCCGAATGGTGAGAGATCTAAGCCGAAAATTCGGAAAAGACATTGCTTTTGAAATCGAAGGTCAGGAGACTGAACTGGATCGAACCATCCTTGACGAGATAAGTGATCCTCTGGTTCATCTTGTTAGGAACTGTGTAGATCATGGGGTCGAAAGTCCAGAAGAAAGAGCAAAAGCCGGAAAAAGTAAAACAGGACACATAAAACTTTCAGCAAAAAGAGAGAAAAATAACGTCATCATTGAAATTGAAGACGATGGTAAAGGCTTGGATCTGGAAAGGATCAAAAGCAAGGCTCTAGAAAAGGGAATACTTTCACTGGCTGAATTGGATAAACTTGGTGAAGATGAAATAAGTTCCCTCATTTTTACGTCAGGACTATCCACAAAAGACAATGCTACTGAGATCTCAGGAAGGGGAGTCGGGATGGATGCCGTAAAAACAACTGTTGAAAAGCTGGGGGGTAAAATAAAAATATACTCCAAAAAGGGAAAAGGCACTAAGATGAGAATCAATCTCCCTCCCACAGTTGCAATAATAAAATCGCTCATTATTGAATCCGGAAATGAGATATATGCAATCCCAATTTCCAATGTAGTTGAAGCACTCGATGTCAATAAAGATAATTTTAAACTTATACGTGATCAGCCGTTGCTCTATGTAAGGGAAAAGCTGCTACCTGCAATAAGGCTAAAAGAATTTTTTGACATTGGAGAACATGTAACACAATTGGAAAAAGAAGTTGGTATTATAGTAGAGAGGGAGAATGAAGAAGTTGCGTTACTCGTTGATTCAATAATCGATCAGCAGGAAATTGTGATAAAACCACTGGGAAGTATTTTGTCAAAAGTTAAAGGATTTATCGGAGTTACAATTCTTGGTGATGGTAAAGTCATACCGATCCTGGATGTATCAGCACTAGTAGGAGGGGATATAGATGCCTGAATTAGAATGTCTTAGTGAAATGGAAGTAGAAGTTTTAAAAGAACTTGGTAATATTGGTACCGGACATGCAGCTACTTCACTTTCAAAATTGTTAAATAAATATATTGAAATGACTGTTCCTGAAGTAAAGATCATAAATATAGCAGATCTTCATGATGAATTGCATGATGAAATTGTAGCTGGTGTCCTTATAGCATTAGAGGATCTGGAAGGGGTCAACTCTGGATACCTATATGTCATGCTACCTGTAAAATCTGCAGATATACTTGTAAAAGAAATGTATGGGACAGATGACGTTGATGATGAGATGTATGCTTCTGCAGTAATGGAAGCCGGGAACATACTTTCTTCAGCATTTTGTGATGCAGCAGCTGACTTTCTGGACATAATACTGTTACCTTCCCCACCAAACTATGCAGTTGATATGGCTACTGCAGTTGTGGATGGAATTGTTTCCCAGATGGCACAAAAAAGTGACAATCTAATTATGTTTGAGACTTCGCTTAACTCCGAGTCAGATCTTGAAATAAATCTGGCATTGCTACCTGAAGACGATCTATTTAAGAACATTATGAATCTACTGGATGGACTATGACCTGCGATATCGCATTTGTCTCAACAGCAAGCGCAAAAGCGATTGTTTTGGGCAGAAATAAAACAGTAGTGGGTTCATACTGTTCTATGAATGGTAGATGTGCATATGGCTCCTGTAATATGGGGTGTGAATTGATCATGGAAGCCAAGAATCACTTAAATGGTAGTTCCATCGGTCCCAATGTGAAATTATTAGAAGGAGAATTAAGTGCCGGCATTGGAGAATACAAAATGGGGAAAGATGTCCTTTTAAAAGCAATGGGACTTGGTTCTTGCGTAGGGGTGGTGCTTTACGACCAATCAACTCGTATGGCCGGTATTGCACACGTGTTGCTTCCCGGAGCATCAAGCGACGGAAAGACCAAGCATGCTGAAACTGCTATAACAACGATGCTTGAAGACATGGTAAGCAATGGAGCAAGACGAAGACATATTTGTGCAAAGTTTGCAGGTGGTGCCCAGATATTTAAGCATATGAGTCTGGACATACTTAAGATAGGGGATCGAAATATAAAATCGGTTGAGGAAACCTTGGCAAAAGAGAAAATAAAAATATTAGCCACAGATGTAGGGGGAGATATGGGGAGAAATGTTCTTTTCAATACGATCGATGGAAGCTTAATTGTTAAGTATAGCAATGGGGAGTTATTATGGATGTAAGTACTATGGATCCCTTTAATCTTCTTACAAAAAAGATCTCGAAATCATCGGGCATAATACTCGATGGTTATAGAGACTCATATCTGAAGAGAAGAATTGACCTGAGAATGAGGGCTATAGAGGTCAGTGACTATAAAGATTATTCACAACTTCTGGATAAGAATGAAGATGAATTAGCTGCACTCATAGATACTCTTACTGTCAATGTGACCGAGTTTATGCGAGACAAAACTCCGTTCGTATATTTTAAGGACAAATTGATCGCAGATATAATAGAACGAAAACAATCATCACAAAGCAAACTTGTTAGATTCTGGAGTGCAGGTTGTTCCAATGGAGAAGAACCCTATTCTATTGGTATATGTGCAAAAGAGGCATTGCCTAAAGATTGGAATATATCGATATATGCTACTGATATAGATGTAAAATGTCTGAAAAATGCTTCAGAAGGTGTGTACTGCCAGGACAAAATTGAAAAACTTGATCCTATTCTCAAGGACAAATATTTTGAAAGATCCGAGGATAATTTTAAAATAAAAAATATCCAAAACCTCTCATATCGATTCAAAAATTATGATCTGACAAATGATAGCCCGGTTTCAAAACATTTTGATACTGTTTTTTGCAGAAATGTGATGATATATTTCAATGAAGGTCAAAAAGTAAAAATGATAAGCAACTTCCATGAATCCCTCACAAAAGGCGGATATCTCATAATAGGCAAATCCGAAACATTGCCTCCTGAAGTGAGAAGTTTATTTGAAACCGTAAGCGTAAGGGACAAGATATACATGAAAATCTGAGGGCTGATCTTTGCATCGACTCTTTTTAATCAGCCTCTCCTTCTTTTTTATTGTATATAATCTATAACTTTTCGTACCTATAAGCAATATTTATATTATGGTCTAAGCCAATTCATTTCATATTGCAAACTACTACTTATGCATCCAATCAGCTTCTTACTGTCAAACGTATCTTCAAAGACAATAATAACTGGGATCAATTTTGCATTGACCATGAAGACATTCTTCGCAATGTTGAGATTGAAGAAGTCAACAAGATGTTATCTTGTAAAGATAAGAGTCGTGGTTTCTTCACTTATCAATGTGAAAGTTGTGGTAATTACAAAACGGTCTATTTTGGATGTAACAGTTGTATCTGCACAAATTGTGGTCTAAATCATACTGAAAAATGGTCTAAATCTCTCAAACGTGCAATGTTCAATGTAGTTCATAGGCATGCTGTTCTTACAATCCCGGATCTTCTGTGGGGTTTTGTTAGAAAGAATCGTTTTCTACTAAAGGTTTTGATGGATGCAGCAATTGTAGCAATTAATGACACTATTTCATTCAAGCACAGGAATGATCGTTTGCTTGCGGGTGCTATTGTCGTTCTACATCCATTTTCCAAAGATATGGGTTTTAATCCTCATCTTCATATTCTTCTAACTGAAGGTAGATTTGATATGTATGGTAAATTCATTCACCAAAAGTTCATTCATTTTAAGACCATGCGAAAAACATGGCAATACCAAGTGCTTACGAGATTCAAAGATGCCCTCTCTAAGGTTCAAGCATTCTCCCATCTTGTAAATCAACTTTTTAAAGAATATCCTGATGGATTTTATGTTCATATGCCAAAAAACTCAAGAATCACTAACAAACAAAGGATGGCGCAGTATGTCGGCAGGTATATCAGGCATCCAGCTATCGCAAATTCAAGGTTGTATAGTTATGATGGAAAATCCGTTACTTTTTGGTATAATGATCATGAAGGAGTAAGGCATTTTGTGACAATGGAATTGCAGGAATTTATTAGAGCGTTAATTCAGCATATTCCTGATCGAAATTTTAAAATGATACGGTATTATGGTGCATATAGTCGCAAAGTCAAAAAGAGATATTCAAAGTGCTTACAGAGAAGTATAAAGCAGACAAATCTCAAAGACTTCAAAAAAGTGTTGAATAAGTGGGCGCCACAGTGTTCATTTTGTGGTGGCAAAATGAAGTTTGTTTGGTATGAGAAAAGACCACCTGGGGAAATTGCGGAAGTTAATGGCAATATAAATGATCGGGGTATAGTGATGGGGTAGTCGTACCTACAATAAATTTGCACCCGAAGGGTGCTTTCTTGTCAGATACATTTTCATTTATTTCCGAAAGAGTCTCTATTTCATCAGAAGAGGTAGTACAGAGACTGTGGATAAATTTTATTGTATAAATTATATCGAAAAAACATAGACCTAAAAATCCATGAATTATAATCAATTTTATTGTTATGTTGTAGGTGTTACCAAATGGAATTGATGCAAAAGGAATTAACATAAGCGAGAAAAAGATTATAAAAAATCCAACCAACATTGAAAATGAAAAAATCGTTTC includes:
- a CDS encoding chemotaxis protein CheA, which encodes METDMDAYKDDFLQEVNEYLEIFNQAFVDLENGDTAALDEIFRVAHTIKGMAGFLGYASLERLCHRMEEVLSGIKCNEITIDGNLIDIMLSTVDRINEMVGKIESEGNDDIKIDDLLSAFEIYKDQEQKEAVNCVPEIIEIQEAEETINCISEECMNCDKKAGEHNLILNVKISPDSDIMELKAILIIESLKEVGSVIKTEPTEEEIDNTFKGSLKAFIQSDAEKVDEVMNKISEIDHFEIISCEQEENKTKCDDSFPENGGSSITESQDKEEHNLILNVIIAHDSDIKELKAILVIESLKEVGQVIKTEPIEEEIDSTFKGSLKAFIRGDAEKVEGVMNKISEIANFEIISCKKEVPETIDSLNLEEMKNISQNENNSLKEDVLNNEDIEEEHEIFGTTIQNNESRMDRFRDKLWKLINIFTRNTNSSVLGVGSNQQEETPVIVAEVFEKQEIIPEIIAEEIEKQDEIPEIMVEEKNQQEVVDFRNTESTQENDTVIQDTTKKGYVGNKRQDTIRVRVSNIDSIMNLVGELVINKGCLLQISQEHKIPELEEATSILDKSITSLQDEVMMIRMVKIEKVFKKFPRMVRDLSRKFGKDIAFEIEGQETELDRTILDEISDPLVHLVRNCVDHGVESPEERAKAGKSKTGHIKLSAKREKNNVIIEIEDDGKGLDLERIKSKALEKGILSLAELDKLGEDEISSLIFTSGLSTKDNATEISGRGVGMDAVKTTVEKLGGKIKIYSKKGKGTKMRINLPPTVAIIKSLIIESGNEIYAIPISNVVEALDVNKDNFKLIRDQPLLYVREKLLPAIRLKEFFDIGEHVTQLEKEVGIIVERENEEVALLVDSIIDQQEIVIKPLGSILSKVKGFIGVTILGDGKVIPILDVSALVGGDIDA
- a CDS encoding chemotaxis protein CheC, which encodes MPELECLSEMEVEVLKELGNIGTGHAATSLSKLLNKYIEMTVPEVKIINIADLHDELHDEIVAGVLIALEDLEGVNSGYLYVMLPVKSADILVKEMYGTDDVDDEMYASAVMEAGNILSSAFCDAAADFLDIILLPSPPNYAVDMATAVVDGIVSQMAQKSDNLIMFETSLNSESDLEINLALLPEDDLFKNIMNLLDGL
- a CDS encoding chemotaxis protein CheD produces the protein MTCDIAFVSTASAKAIVLGRNKTVVGSYCSMNGRCAYGSCNMGCELIMEAKNHLNGSSIGPNVKLLEGELSAGIGEYKMGKDVLLKAMGLGSCVGVVLYDQSTRMAGIAHVLLPGASSDGKTKHAETAITTMLEDMVSNGARRRHICAKFAGGAQIFKHMSLDILKIGDRNIKSVEETLAKEKIKILATDVGGDMGRNVLFNTIDGSLIVKYSNGELLWM
- a CDS encoding CheR family methyltransferase, coding for MDVSTMDPFNLLTKKISKSSGIILDGYRDSYLKRRIDLRMRAIEVSDYKDYSQLLDKNEDELAALIDTLTVNVTEFMRDKTPFVYFKDKLIADIIERKQSSQSKLVRFWSAGCSNGEEPYSIGICAKEALPKDWNISIYATDIDVKCLKNASEGVYCQDKIEKLDPILKDKYFERSEDNFKIKNIQNLSYRFKNYDLTNDSPVSKHFDTVFCRNVMIYFNEGQKVKMISNFHESLTKGGYLIIGKSETLPPEVRSLFETVSVRDKIYMKI
- a CDS encoding IS91-like element ISMbu9 family transposase; translation: MQTTTYASNQLLTVKRIFKDNNNWDQFCIDHEDILRNVEIEEVNKMLSCKDKSRGFFTYQCESCGNYKTVYFGCNSCICTNCGLNHTEKWSKSLKRAMFNVVHRHAVLTIPDLLWGFVRKNRFLLKVLMDAAIVAINDTISFKHRNDRLLAGAIVVLHPFSKDMGFNPHLHILLTEGRFDMYGKFIHQKFIHFKTMRKTWQYQVLTRFKDALSKVQAFSHLVNQLFKEYPDGFYVHMPKNSRITNKQRMAQYVGRYIRHPAIANSRLYSYDGKSVTFWYNDHEGVRHFVTMELQEFIRALIQHIPDRNFKMIRYYGAYSRKVKKRYSKCLQRSIKQTNLKDFKKVLNKWAPQCSFCGGKMKFVWYEKRPPGEIAEVNGNINDRGIVMG